A window of Streptomyces sp. SAI-127 contains these coding sequences:
- a CDS encoding PLD nuclease N-terminal domain-containing protein yields MFRLLMYLIPLALTIYAFIDCLNTPEDEAKHLPKIAWVFIILLFWIVGPVAWLAAGKLRTPPVNGRTPSEWHRNHRMEYVAPDDNPEFLNSLKADNKKDEALLKDWEADLRRREEELKRRETGEDPKDAS; encoded by the coding sequence ATGTTCCGGCTGCTGATGTACCTGATCCCGCTGGCGCTGACGATCTACGCGTTCATCGACTGCCTCAACACCCCCGAGGACGAGGCCAAGCACCTTCCCAAGATCGCCTGGGTCTTCATCATCCTGCTGTTCTGGATCGTCGGCCCCGTCGCGTGGCTCGCGGCCGGCAAGCTGCGCACCCCGCCGGTGAACGGCCGCACCCCCTCGGAGTGGCACCGCAACCACCGCATGGAGTACGTCGCTCCCGACGACAACCCGGAGTTCCTGAACTCCCTGAAGGCGGACAACAAGAAGGACGAGGCCCTGCTGAAGGACTGGGAGGCCGACCTGCGCCGCCGCGAGGAGGAGCTGAAGCGCCGGGAGACGGGCGAGGACCCCAAGGACGCCTCCTGA
- a CDS encoding cytosine permease, giving the protein MTTAPADSAGTLAPAYGDKVIAVESAGSEPIPESERHGGPLQLLWTWASPNIEFATVFIGVIAVLFFGLSFWQATAAIVLGTALGALTQGVLSLDGPRFGVPQMVIGRLSFGHRGNILPAAANGLVAGVGWFAVNSVSAAFALNTLTGLRPLPSLLLVVAAEILIGFIGHNFVHVFEKYAFPALAVIFLLAGVWTFKDAHLGGGGTGGGIGGFLLAFSAAWGYAAGWNPYASDYSRYLPRTANKARTVLYPALGLFLSVTVVAVIGAASATIVAPKDATPTAAFTGHLPGWLGDLVLLAIILGAVSANALNVYSGAISIASFGLNLPAWLSRSVLVVVSGVAGTAAAWASLSDAGAAYEAFLLVIAYWVAPWLGVVLVERWLRARVPQEQSAARLTDRSFTNWPGLAALLIGVAVSVPLFSNQEDYVGYVPEHWPSFGDITPVVGFALSAVLYAALRGRFRPAAGVRVVPDAD; this is encoded by the coding sequence ATGACGACAGCTCCCGCCGACTCCGCCGGCACGCTCGCCCCCGCCTATGGTGACAAGGTCATCGCCGTCGAGTCGGCGGGCTCGGAACCCATCCCCGAGTCCGAACGCCACGGCGGTCCGCTGCAACTGCTGTGGACCTGGGCATCTCCGAACATCGAGTTCGCGACCGTCTTCATCGGTGTGATCGCGGTCCTCTTCTTCGGTCTGAGCTTCTGGCAGGCCACGGCCGCCATCGTGCTCGGCACCGCGCTCGGCGCGCTCACCCAGGGCGTGCTGTCGCTGGACGGGCCGCGGTTCGGGGTGCCGCAGATGGTGATCGGCCGTCTCTCCTTCGGCCACCGCGGCAACATCCTGCCCGCCGCGGCCAACGGTCTGGTGGCGGGCGTCGGCTGGTTCGCGGTGAACAGCGTGAGCGCGGCCTTCGCGCTCAACACCCTGACCGGGCTGCGGCCGCTGCCGTCCCTCCTCCTCGTGGTGGCCGCCGAGATCCTGATCGGTTTCATCGGCCACAACTTCGTCCACGTCTTCGAGAAGTACGCCTTCCCCGCCCTCGCGGTGATCTTCCTGCTGGCCGGGGTGTGGACCTTCAAGGACGCGCACCTCGGCGGGGGCGGCACCGGCGGCGGCATCGGCGGCTTCCTGCTCGCGTTCAGCGCGGCCTGGGGCTACGCGGCGGGCTGGAACCCGTACGCCTCGGACTACTCGCGCTATCTCCCCCGTACGGCGAACAAGGCCAGGACTGTCCTGTACCCGGCGCTCGGCCTGTTCCTGTCGGTCACCGTCGTCGCCGTGATCGGCGCGGCCTCGGCGACCATCGTGGCCCCGAAGGACGCGACCCCGACGGCGGCCTTCACCGGCCATCTCCCGGGCTGGCTGGGCGACCTGGTGCTCCTCGCGATCATCCTGGGCGCGGTCTCGGCGAACGCCCTCAACGTGTACTCCGGCGCGATCTCGATCGCCTCCTTCGGCCTCAACCTGCCCGCCTGGCTGAGCCGGAGCGTGCTGGTCGTGGTGTCCGGGGTCGCCGGTACGGCGGCGGCGTGGGCGTCGCTCTCGGACGCGGGGGCGGCGTACGAGGCGTTCCTGCTGGTGATCGCGTACTGGGTGGCGCCGTGGCTGGGCGTGGTCCTGGTGGAGCGGTGGCTGCGGGCGCGGGTGCCCCAGGAGCAGTCGGCGGCCCGTCTGACCGACCGCTCCTTCACCAACTGGCCGGGGCTGGCTGCCCTGTTGATCGGCGTGGCGGTCTCCGTGCCGCTCTTCTCCAACCAGGAGGACTACGTCGGCTATGTACCGGAGCACTGGCCGTCGTTCGGGGACATCACCCCCGTGGTCGGCTTCGCGCTGAGCGCGGTGCTGTACGCGGCGCTGCGGGGGCGGTTCCGTCCCGCGGCCGGTGTTCGAGTGGTTCCTGACGCCGACTGA
- a CDS encoding 2-oxoglutarate and iron-dependent oxygenase domain-containing protein → MIDTPQPRIPTIDLRPWLSGDPDARAAMARTLDEALQTAGFFLVTGHGVDPALRSRIREAARTFFRMPADVKQPYSAKVGGRGWLGPGAEANGYSEGTETPPDLKESLTFATHEPFEDPVVDAEWYAPNVWPAEVPELQTLCEEYLERMGELEKRLLSLLGEALGLEPDFFSRHMDHPTYGFNINWYPGTEVIGEPQPGQFRIGPHTDFGTVTILDRQAGKGGLQVFTDEGGWEDAPFDPDAFTINIGDLMARWTGDRWRSGRHRVLPPPADAPAEELMSLVYFGECTPGTTVESVPAPIGRVAHEPVDSHVYLRAKLDSITVD, encoded by the coding sequence GTGATTGACACCCCCCAGCCCCGCATCCCGACCATCGACCTGCGGCCCTGGCTCTCCGGGGACCCCGACGCCCGCGCCGCCATGGCCCGCACCCTGGACGAGGCCCTCCAGACCGCCGGGTTCTTCCTGGTCACCGGACACGGCGTCGACCCGGCGCTGCGCTCCCGGATCCGGGAGGCCGCGCGGACGTTCTTCCGGATGCCCGCGGACGTCAAGCAGCCGTACTCCGCGAAGGTCGGCGGCCGCGGCTGGCTCGGTCCCGGCGCCGAGGCCAACGGCTACTCGGAGGGCACCGAGACCCCGCCGGACCTGAAGGAGTCGCTGACCTTCGCCACCCACGAGCCCTTCGAGGACCCGGTCGTCGACGCGGAGTGGTACGCGCCGAACGTCTGGCCCGCCGAGGTGCCCGAGCTCCAGACGCTGTGCGAGGAGTACCTGGAGCGGATGGGCGAGCTGGAGAAGCGGCTGCTGTCGCTCCTGGGCGAGGCCCTCGGGCTCGAACCCGACTTCTTCTCCCGGCACATGGACCATCCGACGTACGGCTTCAACATCAACTGGTACCCGGGCACGGAGGTGATCGGGGAGCCGCAGCCGGGCCAGTTCCGCATCGGCCCGCACACCGACTTCGGCACGGTGACGATCCTGGACCGGCAGGCCGGCAAGGGCGGGCTCCAGGTGTTCACGGACGAGGGCGGCTGGGAGGACGCGCCCTTCGACCCGGACGCCTTCACCATCAACATCGGTGACCTGATGGCCCGTTGGACGGGAGACCGGTGGCGGTCCGGACGGCACCGGGTGCTGCCGCCGCCGGCCGACGCGCCCGCCGAGGAGCTGATGTCCCTCGTCTACTTCGGTGAGTGCACCCCGGGCACGACCGTGGAGTCCGTACCGGCACCGATCGGGCGGGTGGCGCACGAACCCGTCGACTCCCACGTGTACTTGAGGGCGAAGCTGGACTCGATCACGGTCGACTGA
- a CDS encoding nucleoside deaminase, protein MDQAQAHTWLATAVEEARAGLAEGGIPIGAALYGADGTLLGRGHNRRVQDDDPSMHAETAAFRAAGRQRSYRGTTMVTTLSPCWYCSGLVRQFGIGRVVVGEATTFHGGHDWLAEHGVEIVLVDDPECVRMMRDFIEKNPALWNEDIGD, encoded by the coding sequence ATGGATCAGGCACAGGCTCACACGTGGCTCGCCACCGCCGTCGAGGAGGCCCGCGCCGGGCTCGCCGAGGGCGGCATCCCCATCGGGGCCGCGCTCTACGGCGCCGACGGCACCCTCCTCGGGCGCGGCCACAACCGGCGCGTCCAGGACGACGACCCCTCCATGCACGCGGAGACGGCCGCTTTCCGGGCGGCGGGACGGCAGCGGTCGTATCGCGGTACGACGATGGTGACCACCCTCTCGCCCTGCTGGTACTGCTCCGGTCTGGTCCGGCAGTTCGGGATCGGCCGGGTCGTCGTCGGGGAGGCCACCACCTTCCACGGCGGGCACGACTGGCTGGCCGAGCACGGTGTGGAGATCGTGCTCGTCGACGATCCCGAGTGCGTCCGGATGATGCGCGACTTCATCGAGAAGAACCCGGCACTGTGGAACGAGGACATCGGTGATTGA
- a CDS encoding PucR family transcriptional regulator, protein MPALTLREILALDPVRAAEPELLAGHTALDRPVRWVHSSEVYEGANFLDGGELLLTNGFGLMDAAEEVRRRYVRELASRGVAGLAVEVGRSLPAMPAEVVDEARRRELPLLAMHRVVPFVRITEAANRAIVARGLSGRSVVRPWGDDHTAALLADLADRAALNQPEVEARAALAGFHPGPGARLIGVSLHGTREVGTVDRAVRLLGGAGVLRAAFPGDVLALLSLPGARPGDPVKAVQEAFRKAADPGLTVAVGHAVSVSQGGWLRWSDTLRAARTTLELALTVPAAEPASPDGPLVTSSRALALERELTRGGVDANRERLAALVQHTLGPLLAWEAAHPSDLVRTLETHLRNGCSPTRTAALLHIGRQSLYQRLERIETLLGLDINDSDLLGELLTATCAHRVVERSEWARSATTAPHFKRTA, encoded by the coding sequence ATGCCCGCACTCACCCTTCGCGAGATCCTCGCCCTCGATCCCGTCCGCGCCGCCGAGCCCGAGCTGCTGGCCGGACACACCGCTCTGGACCGCCCGGTGCGCTGGGTCCATTCCAGCGAGGTCTACGAGGGCGCGAACTTCCTGGACGGCGGTGAGCTGCTGCTCACCAACGGTTTCGGGCTGATGGACGCCGCCGAGGAGGTCCGTCGTCGTTACGTCCGCGAGCTGGCCTCCCGGGGCGTCGCCGGGCTGGCCGTGGAGGTCGGGCGGTCCCTGCCGGCGATGCCCGCCGAGGTGGTCGACGAGGCCCGCCGCCGTGAGCTGCCGCTGCTGGCCATGCACCGGGTCGTGCCCTTCGTCCGGATCACGGAGGCCGCCAACCGGGCGATCGTGGCTCGCGGGCTGTCGGGCCGTTCGGTCGTACGGCCATGGGGCGACGACCATACGGCGGCACTGCTCGCCGACCTGGCCGACCGGGCGGCGCTGAATCAGCCGGAGGTGGAGGCGCGGGCGGCGCTCGCGGGCTTCCATCCCGGCCCCGGCGCCCGGCTGATCGGGGTGTCCCTGCACGGCACGCGGGAGGTCGGGACGGTCGACCGCGCGGTACGGCTGCTCGGCGGTGCGGGCGTGCTGCGGGCCGCGTTCCCGGGTGACGTCCTGGCGCTGCTGTCCCTGCCCGGGGCGCGCCCCGGTGACCCCGTGAAAGCGGTGCAGGAAGCGTTCCGCAAGGCCGCCGATCCCGGGCTGACCGTGGCGGTGGGACACGCCGTCTCCGTCTCCCAGGGCGGCTGGCTGCGCTGGAGCGACACACTGCGGGCGGCTCGTACGACACTGGAGCTGGCGCTGACGGTCCCCGCGGCCGAACCGGCCTCCCCCGACGGCCCGTTGGTGACCTCGTCCCGGGCCCTGGCGCTGGAACGCGAACTGACGCGGGGCGGGGTGGACGCCAACCGGGAACGCCTCGCGGCGCTGGTGCAGCACACCCTGGGGCCGTTGCTGGCCTGGGAGGCGGCTCACCCGAGCGACCTGGTCCGCACCCTGGAGACCCACCTCCGCAACGGCTGCTCCCCGACCCGAACGGCGGCGCTGCTCCACATCGGCCGCCAGTCCCTGTACCAACGCCTGGAACGCATAGAGACGTTGCTGGGACTGGACATCAACGACTCGGACCTGCTGGGCGAGTTGCTGACGGCGACATGCGCCCACCGGGTGGTGGAGCGTTCCGAGTGGGCGCGTTCAGCCACCACGGCGCCGCACTTCAAACGAACCGCTTAA
- a CDS encoding transglutaminase domain-containing protein, with product MSLSFYAAQSTFSDPGDLAHLYGDLPRDAGRLARVVRDVMIHRVEGELFGHTHPADRLHNDAESRYIDDVLRIIVERNDAPLTVRREPDDRFVGICRDFTLLHVSLLRHVGIPARLRSGFADYFWPTRFHGDHVVTEYWDEKRGWLLADAQLTDPGITANWPVDFDPMDVPRSRFLVAGEAWRAIREDGADETEFGLHRPTEGPFFGERFVAGNIRLDLAALNKVETLLWDVWGEDDGEPGTPLPEASREFYDRVAPVVSGDVSYEAARKLFAEEDVLRTPSTVTCYAPFNGTHLVTLR from the coding sequence GTGTCCCTTTCCTTCTACGCCGCCCAGAGCACGTTCTCCGACCCGGGCGATCTCGCTCATCTCTACGGCGACCTGCCGCGCGACGCCGGTCGACTGGCCCGTGTCGTACGGGATGTGATGATCCATCGCGTCGAGGGCGAGCTCTTCGGACACACCCATCCGGCCGACCGCCTGCACAACGACGCGGAGTCCCGCTACATCGACGACGTCCTGCGGATCATCGTCGAGCGGAACGACGCCCCGCTGACCGTGCGCCGCGAGCCCGACGACCGGTTCGTCGGGATCTGCCGCGACTTCACGCTGCTGCACGTCTCGTTGCTGCGCCATGTCGGCATCCCGGCCCGGCTGCGGTCCGGGTTCGCCGACTACTTCTGGCCGACCCGCTTCCACGGTGACCACGTGGTCACCGAGTACTGGGACGAGAAGCGGGGCTGGCTGCTCGCGGACGCGCAGCTGACCGACCCCGGGATCACCGCCAACTGGCCCGTGGACTTCGACCCGATGGATGTCCCCCGGTCACGTTTTCTCGTCGCCGGGGAGGCCTGGCGGGCGATCCGGGAGGACGGGGCGGACGAGACGGAGTTCGGGCTGCACCGGCCGACCGAGGGGCCCTTCTTCGGTGAGCGGTTCGTGGCCGGGAACATCCGGCTCGACCTCGCCGCGCTGAACAAGGTGGAGACGCTGTTGTGGGACGTCTGGGGTGAGGACGACGGCGAGCCGGGGACGCCGTTGCCCGAGGCGTCGCGGGAGTTCTACGACCGGGTGGCGCCTGTGGTGAGCGGGGACGTGTCGTACGAGGCCGCGCGGAAGCTGTTCGCCGAGGAGGATGTGCTGCGGACGCCGTCGACGGTCACGTGTTACGCGCCCTTCAACGGGACGCACCTGGTCACACTGCGTTAA
- a CDS encoding SRPBCC domain-containing protein, giving the protein MSGSVEQGSSQTHGSTRILHFLVRLPAPMETVWPAVATVEGLGAWWTGVEVLEPRLGGAVVLPVLGEGEVTAWDVDRVAEYTLERGDRVRFHLERDGETGAVLRFTHEYEGEGETEPGWRARFERLLDILDA; this is encoded by the coding sequence ATGAGCGGTTCCGTCGAGCAGGGCAGCAGCCAGACCCACGGCAGCACCCGCATCCTGCACTTCCTGGTGCGGCTGCCGGCCCCCATGGAGACGGTCTGGCCGGCGGTGGCCACCGTGGAGGGGCTGGGGGCCTGGTGGACCGGGGTGGAGGTGCTCGAGCCGCGGCTCGGCGGCGCGGTCGTGCTGCCGGTCCTGGGGGAGGGGGAGGTCACGGCGTGGGACGTGGACCGGGTCGCGGAGTACACCCTGGAGCGGGGCGACCGGGTCCGGTTCCATCTGGAGCGGGACGGGGAGACCGGGGCCGTACTGCGCTTCACGCACGAGTACGAGGGGGAGGGCGAGACCGAGCCCGGGTGGCGGGCGCGCTTCGAACGGCTGCTGGACATCCTGGACGCATAG
- the ccsB gene encoding c-type cytochrome biogenesis protein CcsB, with product MTLAAATELATATNEHLANISNTLIYSSMAVYTLAFFAYIAEWLLGSRSKVGRTAAALTADAKAKAEAPAVTVNKGGSTAVLERPQVVVRSAAGSRNVPDGPGAHGGDEQGDLYGRIAISLTVLAFLVELAGVVARAASVERAPWGNMYEFNITFSTVAVAVYLGLLTLKKNVRWLGLFLITTVLLDLGLAVTVLYTASDQLVPALHSYWLYIHVSTAIFCGAVFYVGAVATILYLFKDSYENKIASGGTPGRFANSVLDRLPASASLDKFAYRVNAAVFPLWTFTIIAGAIWAGDAWGRYWGWDPKETWSFITWVAYACYLHARATAGWKGRKAAYLAMLAFGCWLFNYYGVNIFVTGKHSYAGV from the coding sequence ATGACTCTCGCCGCCGCAACCGAGTTGGCCACCGCCACCAACGAGCACCTCGCCAACATCAGCAACACGCTGATCTACTCGTCGATGGCCGTCTACACGCTGGCCTTCTTCGCCTACATCGCCGAATGGCTCCTCGGCAGTCGCAGCAAGGTCGGCCGGACCGCCGCCGCGCTCACCGCCGACGCGAAGGCCAAGGCCGAGGCGCCGGCCGTCACCGTGAACAAGGGCGGCAGCACCGCCGTACTGGAGCGGCCGCAGGTCGTGGTGCGGTCCGCGGCCGGCTCGCGGAACGTGCCCGACGGGCCCGGTGCGCACGGCGGGGACGAGCAGGGCGACCTCTACGGGCGTATCGCCATCTCCCTCACGGTGCTCGCCTTTCTCGTCGAGCTCGCCGGGGTCGTCGCCCGCGCGGCCTCGGTGGAGCGGGCGCCCTGGGGCAACATGTACGAGTTCAACATCACCTTCTCCACGGTGGCCGTCGCCGTGTACCTGGGGCTGCTGACCCTGAAGAAGAACGTGCGCTGGCTCGGGCTGTTCCTGATCACCACGGTCCTCCTCGATCTCGGCCTGGCCGTCACTGTCTTGTACACCGCCAGCGACCAGTTGGTTCCCGCCCTCCACTCGTACTGGCTGTACATCCACGTCTCCACCGCGATCTTCTGCGGCGCGGTCTTCTACGTCGGCGCGGTCGCCACGATCCTGTACCTCTTCAAGGACAGCTACGAGAACAAGATCGCGTCCGGCGGCACCCCCGGCAGGTTCGCGAACTCCGTCCTGGACCGGCTGCCCGCCTCCGCGAGCCTCGACAAGTTCGCCTACCGCGTCAACGCGGCCGTCTTCCCGCTGTGGACGTTCACGATCATCGCGGGCGCGATCTGGGCCGGTGACGCATGGGGCCGCTACTGGGGCTGGGACCCCAAGGAGACCTGGTCGTTCATCACCTGGGTCGCCTACGCCTGCTACCTGCACGCCCGCGCCACCGCCGGCTGGAAGGGCCGCAAGGCCGCCTACCTGGCGATGCTCGCCTTCGGCTGCTGGCTGTTCAACTACTACGGCGTCAACATCTTCGTCACCGGCAAGCACTCCTACGCCGGCGTCTGA
- a CDS encoding cytochrome c biogenesis protein ResB, whose amino-acid sequence MSKTTPATRATPDAPVGDQDLGAAGSQLSTAPAESLSMPALGVVGWARWFWRQLTSMRVALLLLLLVALGAIPGSLIPQSGTDATKVADFVKNNPTLGDVYDKLGLFHVYSSVWFSAIYILLFVSLIGCIVPRTWQFVGQLRSRPPGAPKRLTRLPAYTTWRTTAEPEQVREAALALLKKKRFRAHLTGDNAAGEKGYLREVGNLAFHIALIVMLTAFAWGQLFKSEGNKLVVEGDGFSNTLTQYDDFKSGNLFDTGDLVPLSFTLNKFTGTYETSGPNKGTPRLYQAAITYSEGAYGKDHKTLVKVNEPLEIGDAKVYLTAHGYAPLITVRDGKGNVVFHDAVAMLPLDSNVTSTGVIKVLDGYRNPKGVSEQLGISAFFLPTYTKGSETASTFPALNNPVLNLAPYHGDLGVDSGIPQSVYQLDKSHVKEFKDSKGAQLRENLKPGQTMQLPGGAGSVTYEGTKQWANFQVVQQPASGWALAGALTAIFGLAASLFIQRRRVWVRAVRGADGVTVVEMAGLGRSESAKVPEELGELAGVLYDQAPGAPDSDAAPDTPPSAKSPVADPAPEPSTEPTTPDPQVVPAERPEK is encoded by the coding sequence ATGAGCAAGACCACACCTGCCACCCGCGCCACCCCCGACGCTCCCGTCGGCGACCAGGACCTCGGCGCCGCGGGCTCCCAGTTGTCCACCGCGCCCGCGGAGAGCCTGAGCATGCCCGCCCTGGGGGTCGTCGGCTGGGCCCGCTGGTTCTGGCGCCAGCTGACCTCCATGCGGGTCGCGCTGCTGCTGCTCCTGCTGGTGGCGCTCGGTGCCATCCCCGGCTCGCTGATCCCGCAGAGCGGGACCGACGCCACGAAGGTCGCCGACTTCGTCAAGAACAACCCCACCCTCGGGGACGTCTACGACAAGCTCGGCCTCTTCCACGTCTACAGCTCGGTGTGGTTCTCCGCGATCTACATCCTGCTGTTCGTCTCCCTCATCGGCTGCATCGTGCCCCGGACCTGGCAGTTCGTCGGGCAGCTGCGCAGCCGTCCGCCGGGCGCCCCGAAGCGGCTGACCCGGCTGCCCGCCTACACCACCTGGCGCACCACGGCCGAGCCCGAGCAGGTCCGCGAGGCAGCGCTCGCCCTGCTGAAGAAGAAGCGCTTCCGCGCCCACCTCACCGGTGACAACGCCGCCGGTGAGAAGGGCTATCTGCGCGAGGTCGGCAACCTCGCCTTCCACATCGCGCTCATCGTGATGCTGACCGCCTTCGCCTGGGGCCAGCTCTTCAAGTCCGAGGGCAACAAACTCGTCGTCGAGGGCGACGGCTTCTCCAACACCCTCACCCAGTACGACGACTTCAAGTCCGGGAACCTCTTCGACACCGGCGATCTGGTGCCGCTCAGCTTCACTCTGAACAAGTTCACCGGCACCTACGAGACCTCCGGCCCCAACAAGGGCACCCCGCGCCTCTACCAGGCCGCCATCACCTACAGCGAGGGCGCCTACGGCAAGGACCACAAGACCCTCGTCAAGGTCAACGAGCCGCTGGAGATCGGCGACGCGAAGGTCTACCTCACCGCCCACGGCTACGCGCCCCTCATCACCGTGCGGGACGGCAAGGGCAACGTCGTCTTCCACGACGCCGTGGCGATGCTGCCGCTCGACTCCAACGTCACCTCCACCGGTGTGATCAAGGTCCTCGACGGCTACAGGAACCCCAAGGGCGTCAGCGAACAGCTGGGCATCTCGGCCTTCTTCCTGCCGACCTACACCAAGGGCAGCGAGACGGCCTCCACCTTCCCCGCGCTGAACAACCCGGTGCTCAACCTCGCGCCGTACCACGGTGACCTCGGCGTCGACTCCGGCATCCCGCAGAGCGTGTACCAGCTCGACAAGTCGCATGTGAAGGAGTTCAAGGACTCCAAGGGCGCGCAGCTCAGGGAGAACCTGAAGCCCGGCCAGACCATGCAGCTCCCGGGCGGCGCCGGTTCGGTCACTTACGAGGGCACCAAGCAGTGGGCGAACTTCCAGGTCGTCCAGCAGCCCGCCAGCGGCTGGGCCCTCGCCGGCGCCCTCACCGCGATCTTCGGCCTCGCCGCGTCCCTGTTCATCCAGCGCCGCCGGGTGTGGGTACGTGCGGTGCGCGGCGCCGACGGGGTGACGGTCGTGGAGATGGCCGGCCTCGGCCGCAGCGAGTCGGCGAAGGTGCCGGAGGAACTGGGCGAACTGGCGGGGGTTCTCTACGACCAGGCGCCCGGGGCACCCGACTCCGACGCAGCCCCCGACACCCCGCCCTCCGCCAAGTCCCCGGTCGCCGACCCCGCCCCGGAGCCGAGCACCGAGCCAACCACCCCCGACCCTCAAGTCGTACCTGCCGAAAGGCCTGAGAAATGA
- a CDS encoding cytochrome c biogenesis protein CcdA — translation MSAVVTLAAETGYNGTVLNGAMLLALPIAVLGGLVSFFSPCVLPLVPGYLSYVTGVTGTDLAEARRGRMVAGASLFVLGFTAVFVSSGALFGYFGQTLQENQSVLSKVLGGLMILMGVFFMGLMPWMTQREFRFHNRPTMGLVGAPLLGALFGIGWTPCIGPTLASVIALSSQQGSAGRGAILTVAYCLGLGLPFVLAAVAFRKALGAFGWVKRHYVWVMRIGGTMMIVTGLLLLTGAWDRLVQDVQSWSAGFTVGI, via the coding sequence GTGAGCGCAGTCGTCACGCTCGCCGCCGAAACGGGCTACAACGGCACCGTCCTCAACGGCGCGATGCTCCTCGCCCTGCCCATCGCGGTCCTCGGCGGCCTGGTCTCCTTCTTCTCGCCCTGCGTCCTGCCGCTGGTCCCGGGCTATCTGTCCTACGTCACCGGCGTCACCGGCACCGACCTGGCCGAGGCCCGGCGCGGCCGGATGGTCGCGGGCGCCTCCCTGTTCGTGCTCGGCTTCACCGCGGTGTTCGTCTCCAGCGGGGCGCTGTTCGGCTACTTCGGCCAGACGCTCCAGGAGAACCAGAGCGTGCTGTCCAAGGTGCTGGGCGGGCTCATGATCCTCATGGGCGTCTTCTTCATGGGCCTGATGCCCTGGATGACCCAGCGGGAGTTCCGCTTCCACAACCGGCCCACCATGGGCCTGGTCGGTGCCCCGCTGCTCGGCGCGCTGTTCGGCATCGGCTGGACCCCCTGCATCGGCCCCACGCTCGCCTCGGTGATCGCCCTGTCCTCCCAGCAGGGCAGCGCGGGCCGCGGTGCCATACTGACCGTCGCCTACTGCCTCGGCCTCGGCCTGCCCTTCGTGCTCGCCGCGGTCGCCTTCCGCAAGGCGCTCGGCGCCTTCGGCTGGGTCAAGCGCCACTACGTCTGGGTCATGCGCATCGGCGGCACCATGATGATCGTGACCGGACTGCTGCTGCTGACCGGCGCGTGGGACCGCCTCGTGCAGGACGTCCAGTCCTGGTCCGCCGGCTTCACTGTGGGGATCTGA
- a CDS encoding TlpA disulfide reductase family protein: MSAASRSRSRVRTTLLTAGAAAAALTLSACSSGGTSGGGGDTNFIMGADGISTAEPGDRGTAPDLSGKTVDGGQLDVADFKGKVVVLNMWGSWCAPCRAEAPNLEAVSKQLKGQDVQFVGVNTRDTSVQNARAFEKDMGITFPSLYDPTGKLMLRFAKGTLNPQAVPSTLVIDRDGKIAARSLAALSESKLRKMINPVLAEK; this comes from the coding sequence ATGAGTGCCGCCAGTCGTAGCCGCTCCCGAGTCCGTACCACCCTGCTCACCGCGGGTGCCGCAGCCGCAGCGCTGACCCTGTCCGCCTGCAGCTCGGGCGGCACCTCGGGCGGAGGCGGCGACACCAACTTCATCATGGGCGCGGACGGCATCTCCACCGCCGAGCCGGGGGACCGGGGCACCGCCCCCGACCTGTCCGGCAAGACCGTCGACGGGGGACAGCTCGACGTCGCCGACTTCAAGGGCAAGGTCGTCGTCCTGAACATGTGGGGTTCCTGGTGCGCCCCCTGCCGGGCCGAGGCGCCCAACCTCGAGGCGGTCTCCAAGCAGCTCAAGGGCCAGGACGTGCAGTTCGTCGGGGTCAACACCCGCGACACCAGCGTCCAGAACGCCCGCGCCTTCGAGAAGGACATGGGCATCACCTTCCCCAGCCTGTACGACCCGACGGGCAAGCTGATGCTCCGTTTCGCCAAGGGCACCCTCAACCCGCAGGCCGTGCCCTCCACGCTCGTCATCGACCGGGACGGCAAGATCGCCGCCCGCTCGCTGGCCGCGCTCAGCGAGAGCAAGCTGCGCAAGATGATCAACCCGGTCCTCGCGGAGAAGTGA